The nucleotide window CGTGCGCCGGCGACTACGTGTCGCCCTCGTGGAGCGCGAACAGAAGGGTGAGGAACCTCGCTGAGCCTGACGCTCGTCTGTCCGAAAGGAGCTGCGGTGATCGGCACACGATCTTGACAGTGACCAGCCACTTCACAGAAACATGAGGCGCGCCCCTGTGCGGCCCGCCACCCGGGCACCGAGGCCCGGCAGGAAGCGGTCCGATTGGCGGCCCTCCGGAGCATCTGTTACAATCCACCGCCCCGAGAGACAGTCACGGGCATTCGAATTCCTGTGGAGGACTGATGATGACAACGGTCTCGATTCGCGGGCGCCGCATGGCCGCGCTCGCCGCCCCGCTCGTCGCGTGCGCCGCATTCGGCACCGCTCTCGCGCTCGCGCAGGGCTCCCCAACCCCGACGCCCGCCGCGGGCGCGCCACCGGCCGCGAAGGCCGCGCCCGAGAAAGGGTCCATGGACAAGCCTGCCGGCAAGAAGGAAGTCGCCGTCATCAAGACGAATCTCGGGACGATCGTGTTCGAGTTCCTTCCCGACGTGGCCCCGAAGATGGTCGCGAACTTCAAGGAGCTGGCGAAGAGCGGCTTCTACAACGGCACCACGTTCCACCGCGTCATCAACGGCTTCATGATCCAGGGGGGCGATCCGCTCTCCAAGGACGACGACCCCACCAACGACGGCTCGGGGGACGGGCCGCGCAAGATGCCGGCCGAATTCACGACGAAGTACAGCCACGTGCGCGGCATGGTCTCGACGGCCCGCACCAGCGACCCGAACAGCGGGTCGTGCCAGTTCTTCATCATGCAGGCGGACAACAAGGGGCTCGACAATCAATACACCATCTTCGGGCGGGTCCTCGAGGGGATGGACGTCGTGGACAAGATCTCCCAGGTCCCGAAGGCCCGCAACGACCGCCCCCTCCAGAACGTCGTGATGGAGAAGGTCACGATTGAGACGCGCTGAAGCGAAGGCCGCGGCCCGCAAGACGGAGCGCCGCGTCGACTGGCACACCTACTTCATGAACATCGCGCGCCAGGTGGCGAGCCGCTCCAC belongs to Candidatus Dormiibacterota bacterium and includes:
- a CDS encoding peptidylprolyl isomerase; translated protein: MMTTVSIRGRRMAALAAPLVACAAFGTALALAQGSPTPTPAAGAPPAAKAAPEKGSMDKPAGKKEVAVIKTNLGTIVFEFLPDVAPKMVANFKELAKSGFYNGTTFHRVINGFMIQGGDPLSKDDDPTNDGSGDGPRKMPAEFTTKYSHVRGMVSTARTSDPNSGSCQFFIMQADNKGLDNQYTIFGRVLEGMDVVDKISQVPKARNDRPLQNVVMEKVTIETR